TTCCCGGCTCGATTATACGCGTCAATCGATACCTACGGATGTATCAATTATATGACACAAGTAGGTAAATTATAAGCTTGCGTAGCACACTTGCCTCAATATTGCAAATTTGGCACAACCGTGCTGCTGATAAACGGTGAACGTCGAGTCAACGCCGATAATTATTGTCACGAAGAAAACCGTCGCGACGTAGGCGTGGAGCGTCATCAAGTAAAAGTACTTCTCCGTGTCGATGTAATCCGCCGCTATGTAAGGCAGACGTCTACGCGTTTCGGTCTTATTCTCTGACGAATTCGCTAGTTGAAGGTTTGATAAAATCGGCGGTAATATGAAGAAAGACATGCCGGTATACATGACGTCTGAAAATATTGGCAAGCGGAATTTTACGAGAacttttaagttttttttttttttttattctccgcTATTTCTCTTCTCCAGCGAGAATTGagcgaaaaaatttgtcaattcaTCCACGGGAGAAACGTGAGTCGATTTACTCACATGCGTACATCTTCGTCAACTTGACACCTTCTTCGGCGTATCGTTTCACGATCGTCGTTTCTTGGTCAGAAACGACGGATACGTCCCAGTCTTTCTGGATCTTTGTCAGCAAGTTTTTCATCTTGTCagatatatttttctgttaATATACTTATTTCCAATTCACAATTATACAAACTGATGTTACGTTTCTAGATAATTGTCACACATAATGGCTTATCATCAATCGATTGTCATTATCGTTACCTTATCGCTATTTGTAACCGCATTGACCACTTTTATTCCGCACAATATCGCAACACCGAGAGGGGACAGGCATTCTATAACATCGTCCATGTTGTTTCTCACCTCGAGCATACctaaaaactgtaaaaattgTGCTCACAGAATCGGAGCTGTTAGTCTATATTTTCAGGGAGCGTGAGAAATGTAGGTGGTGATAGttttggttttattttcttcgtttcttttctctcctctctctttcccttttACCTGCATGAAGAACAAACTTGACGTAAAAGCGAACAGAACGCTCAAACCCAATCGACTTTCCCAAGGCGTTTGATAGGGCCAAAGGCCAATCGATGACAGAAAGAATCTGTTGAGTTTAAAGTAAGTTTCAACGCGATCCGAGACTCGCGACATTTTCCGAACGCTTTCAAGAAAATGCGACGAACGTGTGAGGAAAAATACACCCATGAACGACGATTATATCGAACTGTGCCAATTTTACGAATTCTCTCAGAGGGTAAGTTAATTGGGATAATTTATATCGTGTAACGTCCGCATATCGATTATCGACTGTTAGATATACGTAGATAATTCGCGTTAGCTTAGGCTAATTCATCGTATAAGTAAATTTGCAAATGAAGGAATAGCTAATCGCGCcgagttgaaagaaattcgTCCTCTCACTTTTGTATGAGATCACGCGATATCcacgataataaaaatattgcgcttggaggatttcaatttttaaaacaaatatgaAACAACTCGCCCGACATCTTGCTCGAAGTACGGTCTTTATCGATGAATGTAATCAACTACGAGGTCTGTATAATCGAATAACATTAACGATACCGATAAGTTGACAACTATGGTTACGAGGTTAGCATTTCAGAAATAAAGGTTTTCGAGGAAAATGTCTGTCACTGCTTGAGGAGACACACAGATTGAATATGAAATCCAACAAAACAGACAATTTATTGAACGACgtaaaaatcacaaaatttATAGCACAAACAAATTAGTGAAACATGAgttcatttaattattattatcattatcatcatcattattattattattattattgttaataatttttttcttctttttttttctcttttcttcgtACACGAATATGTGAAATTGGAAACGTATCTCGGAGGGATAGAATAGGGCCCAATTAATTACCTAAGAGGTACGGCACCGACAAACAAAAATACTAGTTCGTTGGTTCGAATGaagttttctcttttctcgtTCACgtatcttttctgttctttccATTTAATTCCGTCTTACATTTCATGTCACTTCTTCTTCGTCATTCATacttatcattttcattttctcgtaCTAGTGCTTTTGCCTCACGGTGTTCGTTAAGTCTAAGAGAAAGGCTATGGGTTTCCCCAGTCATCATATGCttaatcattattatacaaGATTTTTCTATTAATGTCAAAATGAATGCTTCGTTTCAACGTCGAGTCTTCGTCGGTCTCCGAGCAACTCCCCGAGTCCTTtcggtatatatatgtatacagacatacatgtgtatatatatagacgtACGCATAGACGGATCGCTGAGCAAATACTTTTGTCTATTTGGTTCCTCCAGGTTTGTTAGAATTTTCAGTGCAACGACACAATCATTATGTTATGTATCATGGATAAAACTGCGACGCGTTTACCCTTCGATTTCGAATATTCTCGTACCTAGATACctttatatatttatgcaaGTGTCTGTGCATGTATTCACGTGTGTGCATATGTCTGTATGCATACATCTGTGTCGGGTGGCTCTATGTATTATCGCACAGCGCATTCATTTTGCCCTTAACAATTGGCGTCTTAAATATTTAGTATACAGGGAAgggaattatattttatattatacatatatatgtatatatacatatatgtatgtatagataaTGTATGATTTGACGATAGaatgaaaactcttcaagctaCTCACGCtttcatatattttatgtgtatatacatgtatatatatatatatatatatatacatatatatatatttgtttttttttttccgtaagcTTATGTACCTCTTACTCAACACTTATCTAAACATGTTTACAAGTAGTCGTACGTACGTATCATGCTATTGTTACGGTTTTTACTTTCTTTGTTCAAATTGTCTGATTGTATTGTGGCAACTTTAACCGAGAAGGTACgatttgtttcgttttttttttttcttttctttttcttttcttttcttagtCTCTTTTTACGATGTTATCAGAAATTCAGATACTATCTCGATATATTACAACGTCGATATATTAGAATTAGACAGTATTTGcgttccgttttttttttttcttttttctttttatctttctaTTCTTTTCTCCCCTAAGTTCAGTCATGGTTGTTTAATTCTTTCTATCTTTttaacgtttttctttttctgctcTTCTTTGAATCTTCTTACGCGACCGTTGCACTAGACGATAATATACCTTGTTCCGTCGAACGTTATGCACAATACCTAGATACAACACATCGTGACAAAACCGGAAATAATACACAACACACCGTTGGACGacattgttttctttttttttttcattattttcttttcttttttttctcttcttgttTCCACATCTTTTGCAATACAAATCACTATTTATCATCGTCCTCAATGTCGCTGTTAATTTTCTTCCCTTATTCAATATCCCGCCATGATATTATACAGGTATGCATTACGATTACAAAGGAATAGAAAAGAGatttggaattattatttccatttatatagcttatatatatatatatgtatatatagatatacagcCTTGAACTTCAACGCGTATTCACTGCACTATTACATCAATAACTTCGCaggtatttttaattttagtttttattctttccttCGCCTTCGTTCATCTTTGTTGGCATTTCAAAGACGAAGTTCTTGGCGacagtcgaaaaaaaaaaaaaaaaaagaaaaagaaatgtgaaGGAAGTGAGATTTGTGGTGCAGAGTTTGGAGGTTTCgactctttttttctttcttggatagagagaaagagagtgggagagagaaagagtgtgAGAGAGatagtgagagagagagagagataaagagtTGGGTTTATggatttaaaattgaattattattattacaagtTGATGTGTTAACAAGTCAGTGATGTCGATTAGttggtttccttttttcatcgcttttcttttaaattgaaattttacagcGTGATAAAGTATATGGAATTATCGGAATATTCCACATATTATATGTAAACAATTCACCTATCTAGAATTCATGACGTTTATCGCATAATTGCATTAAAGtcgtttgaataatatttatatatacaatatactaGTAAATCAATTGCTTAGATCAAATCAGGATTTtatcatatacgtataataataataataataatttatatataatctCGTACGCGTGgcaagatttatttttacttcttattattttatttaattttctttctttccttcataataaatcttttctttttttccgttcATTATCCGTATAcacctttttttgttttttttttttgttttttttttgtcaattaacACTAGAACTACCAGTACCGGTTAATATGACTGCGTTTACTACTTCACGTTACATTTGTTTCTCGCAATGATGTACATTGACTTTTACACCGATAACAAGAGGAGTAAtacaatgaattttatttttatttcattagaCTGGTTTTACAatgtcatttttaaattcttacgTCATGTTGTACATTTACCTCGGTAGTTCTAACGTTAAAATCCAAGTTTTGCCGTCAGGTGTTACGCATATCATGTACAGAGTTATACCGTGGAGCAGATTCGATTATTCCAACAGtcatataaattttattccaattacAAAAATGTTGTCTGGATGAGATAATGGATAATCGTGTCTTGCAGCGAGTACATTTGTTCTATGTCTCTTTACTTGTACATAGTTTCGATTACTCGTCCgcgtgaatgaaaaattcttccttcgttcaaaattattatacggtTTGACGTTTCGGTGATCGGTTATTACTTATACGATTCAATACGTATTATTGTATCGTATACGGATATGACGGATATACGTAATAGGTACAATGATGGCGATTACGATGACGCGATAGAAATAAAACTACGAAATACTtacttgaaattgaattacagGTATGGTAAATTATCAGTTGAGAAGTAAGATTCGTAGGTAGTACAAGGTTTTGATATTTTGGTTAAACGGGTTTATAAATTTACAGGAATCAAAGATATCATGTGAATAAGCTGCTCGTGCCGTTGTACTAAACGAGGTATCGAAGATATGTTTACTGCCCATGTTTGCATATCCCGCAGTCGATTGCACTACTTATTGACGAATaagcttttttcaaattttcaaatcttggCCACTGGACTTCGTATTCAAATATCAATTCACATTAATTTCGCGTAACGAACCGcgcgcaaaattttttccgcgGCTTttcgaacaaataaaaataataggtTAAATAACAACAATCAAACGCATCGCATCAGTACAGATCATCCGTTAGATTTCTTTATCACTCTTATTTTATGCTCACATGATATCTTCACTTTATAGGACAAGGGGGTGAGAGTGGTTCGCAAGGTGTTTAAAATGTTGCACAAACTCATCGCAAACAACCTACAATGCAGTTATTTAGTTtaaaatgtattatattacGTTTATAGTAATCGGCTGAATgccgaatgaatgaataattttaattttacatatgcgggataatttatttaacaagACGAGAAACGTAGAATGATAATACAGGCTACCCCGATTGAATAGTTTTTGCTCACTCGCGAAATTGCATGTATCAGGTGAATTCAATTTAGATAACagtatttacaaattttcacaactactcctttcgttattattattattgttgttgttgtttagATTAATAtactaaattattattatattaccgCTGTCGTTGATGTTGACGTATTtatgttgttgctgttgtttttgatgtcattattgttattagaataattataatttcacgCGCGTCTCTCAAGCATCCGAATGATACGGAAACGCGATAGCGAACGGAAACCACGGAGGTTATAAAAAGTTCTTAAAATAAGAGTTGTGCAACATTGGGCAGTCAGACGATGGAATTAAAATACGATGGATAATATAATAGGATCCAGATAAAAGGACTATATAATTAGAGAAAGATATTCAGATATTTTATAGGAGAAAACTTGTATGACGCATCATTCATGCAATgcctattataatataaacaaaCAGATCTATGTATCCATTTTAGCATATACAAactttgtatgtatatagatatatatgtatatcggcttatttcacatttcttttatctttttcttattctttaaatttttacttcgtCATATATCGTcgtagtgtttttttttcttttttctttttcttcctcgtttatttattatttttttttttttttcaatatttttattcaaatgactTTAGATTAACTTTACACACGGCAGAAAATTGcctaaatttcataataataataataagttgtttttctttctttacctCGTAACTTGGATAATGTtaggtttgttttttttttttttcgagaattcATTCACGCCCctgttgtattatatatatatattttttttttatatatgtaatatacgtTTGTGTTGTCTCCGTTATTCATCctcttatttctttctttgtgTTTCTTCCGCTCCTaacattcatttatattttcctCCTCGTTTCTCTTTgacttttttcatctttctttgaaatagtaataataataattttatcattaatagtaggtaattaatattattataagatatatataatatgcattatttataattgtatattatattatatatttatttaacacaTTTTTGTACAAGTAAATTAATTAAGAATAAGTACAACTTGGTAGCAAAGAGAGatagaattattattcattatataTTATCATAGTGAAGAGagagatataattttttattttttattcatttaaattctttcataattttattatatatttccgTTATCCGACCGTTGGTTGTATTGGCGCCGGATTTGGCTTGAAAGTGGTTTTTTCTATCATTCGTTTTTCTGCATCGTAGAATATTCTGTAACTATGTACTACTCTCTTCTCTTGCAAAGTGTATCACCACGAGAAGAATGTCGTCGATACTAAGGcaggaaaaaagttgaaattgcaggaaaaaaaagagcgtATAGAATTTGCCGTCtaattgcaaaaatacgaaaaaaaaaaaaaaaaccgaagagaatgaaagaggTAAAGTTGAAGCGAAACAAATATTATCCCATTCTTATCGTTGCTGTAAAAATGACACAATTGGACAGAAATGAGGTTACAACGTGTGGCGATAACAACGATTGATAAGGATAAAAGTTTTTACGAACGCAGAGAAAATCACCGTCAAGTCAAAAGGTGAACGGCACTGGCCCAGACTTAATTTTTCTGATAGCAAGGACACACATTAGAATCATTAGAAGACGAACGGTATTAGGTGTTGTAcgcaataatttataattggtattttgtttatttgttaaaATCGTCCCACGATCGAATTCGTCGTCGTTTCCTTTACTTTTATTCTCCTGCATATTACAGTACACGTATCATCCTTCTCCTCCGCttttaaattcttattttcctcTCAACTCACCGCATTTCCACGATGTTTTTCCGTCGTCTTTTCTCATCGACTTGAATTTAACCCTATGAAATACGAAGAGTTACCGCTGCAGGAGAAAGCTTACCGATGGAATAGAATACGCTTACAATATTACGTTTCCCGTACATAACATCTTCTTTCGTTTTTACTTTACTTCTGTTTTTCTCCGAATTTAACGTGTGTGTGTTCgggtaatatatgtatgtatgtatatatatacacgcatgcatatatttatgtatagtatacagtttgtttgtttctcgttatatttttcaaacaaatttacCTCACTCGCCGCGACGCGGCGGCAAAGGTATAATTGCCACGGGGACATGTCATGGCTttgatatacctataatattaGATCTTGTCTCTGTTACACGCTTCGAATTGTCAATTTATCGAGATTTCTTCATTACATATGATCTATACTCTGCCGAACGTAACGTCGCCGGGCGGATATTTAAACAATCAAAAGTAACGTGCCATTCTATAACAAGTATAATATACGCGAgcaaatatttgatatttatttcgttCGCACCTTTCGACACGTTCTATCAAAGATATAACACGGTACACTCGCATTCTCAGTGTTTttatgaaggaaaaaaaaaaagagagaaagagtaattttttaaaaaattaccacaTAAAAATACTGCTGGTGACAATTGagtaaaatattcttgaaaattttaaaccacctttatttaatatatgaataataaaatttttatagaataTATCGTAATATAGAACGGCGACACGTTCTGCAAAATTTATAAGTTACAAGCTTAA
The Neodiprion fabricii isolate iyNeoFabr1 chromosome 1, iyNeoFabr1.1, whole genome shotgun sequence DNA segment above includes these coding regions:
- the LOC124184914 gene encoding uncharacterized protein LOC124184914 isoform X3 — translated: MGVFFLTRSSHFLESVRKMSRVSDRVETYFKLNRFFLSSIGLWPYQTPWESRLGLSVLFAFTSSLFFMQFLGMLEVRNNMDDVIECLSPLGVAILCGIKVVNAVTNSDKMKNLLTKIQKDWDVSVVSDQETTIVKRYAEEGVKLTKMYAYVMYTGMSFFILPPILSNLQLANSSENKTETRRRLPYIAADYIDTEKYFYLMTLHAYVATVFFVTIIIGVDSTFTVYQQHGCAKFAILRYRLTRIIEPGNLDVDLNPPEIDDFVYKRTKLCIDLHKEAIRYEIEWFRVSIRTRKLLLQMMARSLEVCKITAGKFCLMSMENYCNILSNSMSYFTLLSSMQE
- the LOC124184914 gene encoding uncharacterized protein LOC124184914 isoform X2; translated protein: MGVFFLTRSSHFLESVRKMSRVSDRVETYFKLNRFFLSSIGLWPYQTPWESRLGLSVLFAFTSSLFFMQFLGMLEVRNNMDDVIECLSPLGVAILCGIKVVNAVTNSDKMKNLLTKIQKDWDVSVVSDQETTIVKRYAEEGVKLTKMYAYVMYTGMSFFILPPILSNLQLANSSENKTETRRRLPYIAADYIDTEKYFYLMTLHAYVATVFFVTIIIGVDSTFTVYQQHGCAKFAILRYRLTRIIEPGNLDVDLNPPEIDDFVYKRTKLCIDLHKEAIRYACEIESAYTTAQLFQVGTCCLLMSITGLHAVTKLAKPEELVRYFAVILLLMLHLLSYSWPSHELMDQSLSVHRATDGL
- the LOC124184914 gene encoding uncharacterized protein LOC124184914 isoform X1 translates to MGVFFLTRSSHFLESVRKMSRVSDRVETYFKLNRFFLSSIGLWPYQTPWESRLGLSVLFAFTSSLFFMQFLGMLEVRNNMDDVIECLSPLGVAILCGIKVVNAVTNSDKMKNLLTKIQKDWDVSVVSDQETTIVKRYAEEGVKLTKMYAYVMYTGMSFFILPPILSNLQLANSSENKTETRRRLPYIAADYIDTEKYFYLMTLHAYVATVFFVTIIIGVDSTFTVYQQHGCAKFAILRYRLTRIIEPGNLDVDLNPPEIDDFVYKRTKLCIDLHKEAIRYACEIESAYTTAQLFQVGTCCLLMSITGLHAVTKLAKPEELVRYFAVILLLMLHLLSYSWPSHELMDQSLSVHRATYEIEWFRVSIRTRKLLLQMMARSLEVCKITAGKFCLMSMENYCNILSNSMSYFTLLSSMQE